CATCCTGTCCATAGCTTGACTGGAGTGAAGCGAATTTAAACAAGTTGGACTTATCATTATCGATAATAAAGTTTACGGAGGAGTTACAGAAGTTGCAGACTCCGTCGAAAAGTATAACATAATTAATTTCATTACCCTCTTTTTTAGACAAAATAAGTTTATGTTTTATTAAAACAAAAATTAGTATCTTATAATACATATTAACAAAAACTTAAATTAAAAAGTTATGAAAATTAAGAATTTGTTCTACCTGTTTGCTGTAACTATCTTATCATTAAGTCTGATAGCAGGATGCGGCAAGAAAGATACAGCAGGAAACAAAGAAGAGAAAAAAACGGAAGAGAAAAAAGATGTTTCAATGAGTGAAAACACCCCATTTCATCTAAAATATGAAATGACAGATGAAAAGGGCAAAGGAACTCTTGACATGTTTGTAAAAGGAAAGAATGCCAAAATGGATATTAAAGCCAAAGAGGCAGGACAGGATGTAAGTACCTTAATGTACATCAAAGACGGAATGATGTATATGGTAATGGATATGATGGGACAAAAAATGGGTATGAAGATGGATGTTTCAAAAGATGAAAACTTCCAGAAAGATTTTGCTAAACTTTATGATGTAAAAGAACATCTTAAAGATTACACAAAGGGCGGAAGTGAGGATGTACTTGGGTATAAATGTGATGTATACTCAAAAGGAGAAGAAAAAATCTGGATTTACAAGGACATGATAGCATTGAAATTCACGGACGGTAAATCAACATTGGAGGCAAAGGAATTTGAGCCAGACGCAAAATTAGGTGATGATTTCTTTGATCCACCAAAAGATATTGAATTTAAATCTATGGATGATTTGAAAAATCTGGGACAGTAAAGATTATTCTTAAATACAGTATTTATAAGGGTTTAAGGACATTCTTAAACCCTTTTTGTATTAATAATTTCATTGAGAAAGAGCTCTAATTTTCGTATTTTACAGATTGTTATGGGGGTATAGCTCAGCTGGTAGAGCACTTCGTTCGCAACGAAGGGGTCAGGAGTTCGAATCTCCTTATCTCCACTTTTAAAAATTTCCTTTAGGGATATTCAAAAAAAGCTTAAATGCCAAACGAAAAGATAATACCTGTTAATATTGAAGATGAATTAAAATCATCATACATAGATTATTCTATGTCTGTAATAGTCTCGAGAGCATTGCCTGATGTTCGTGACGGTTTAAAACCAGTTCACAGAAGAGTACTTTTTGGGATGAGTGAACTTGGAAATTACTCAAATAAACCATACAAGAAATCGGCGAGAATTGTTGGTGAAGTATTAGGTAAATTTCATCCACATGGCGACAAAGCAATATATGACACGATGGTTAGAATGGTGCAGGACTTTTCATTGCGATATACACTTGTGGATGGGCAGGGTAATTTCGGCTCAATTGACGGAGACTCAGCAGCAGCCATGCGTTATACAGAAGCCCGTATGTCAAAGATAGCCGAGACTTTATTAACAGATATAGATAAGAATACGGTTGATTTTGTTCCAAACTTTGATGAAACTCTCAAAGAACCTTCCGTACTACCCTGTAATTTTCCGAATTTATTAGTCAATGGGTCAAACGGTATAGCAGTAGGGATGGCAACGAATGTAGCGCCACATAATTTAACCGAGGTATGCGACGGTTTAATCTATTTGTTGAAAAACCCCGATGCTACAATAAAGAAACTTATGAAGTATATAACTGCTCCGGATTTTCCGACTGGCGGTATTATATACGGATACCAGCCCGTAATTGATGCTTATGAAACAGGCAGGGGAAAAGTAATTCTACAAGCAAAAGTATCAATAGAGCCTGATAGAAACAAGCAGAATATTATCGTAACTGAACTGCCTTATCAGGTCAACAAAGCAACGCTTATAGAAAATATTGCTCAGCTTGTTAGGGATAAAAAGATTGATGATATTGCATCAATCAATGATGAGAGTGATAAGGACGGAATGAGAATAGTGATTGGATTGAAACGCGATGCAAATCCAAATGTGATTGTGAATAATCTTTACAAACATACGCAGATGCGGCTGACATTTGGAATAATAAGTCTTGCATTAGTTGATGGAGTTCCGAGGGTATTAAACCTGAAAGAAATGATGGAGTATTTCATTAAGCACAGACTTGATGTAATAGTAAGACGTTCCAAGTTTGAACTTAATGCAGCTGAGAAGCGAGCACATATATTAGAAGGTTATATAATAGCATTAGATAATATTGATGAAGTAATTAAGGTAATAAAGAAGTCGAAGGATACGCCGACTGCAAAAGAAGCATTGATGAAGAAGTTCAAGTTATCAGAAATGCAGGCAACGGCTATTCTGGAAATGAGACTTCAGAGACTTACAGGATTAGAGAGAAAGAAGATTGAAGAAGAGTATAAGGAATTACTTAAGACTATTGAAAGATTAAAGCGAATTCTTGCAAGTGAAGATTTAAGGAGAGAAATTATTATAGGCGATTTAAAGGAACTTAGAGAGAAATATGGCGACGAAAGAAGAACTTCTATTATTTATGATGTGAAAAAGATGAGCGATGATGAAATGATCAAAGAACTTGTAAAAGAAGAAGATGTTGTTATTACTATTTCAAATAAGGGATTTATTAAGAGAATTCCAGTTACATCATACAAAGCACAGGGCAGAGGAGGAAAGGGAATTACAGCAGCATCTACCGGCAGTACAGATGAGGATTTCATCGAACATATGTTTATTGGGTCAACACATCAATACATAATGTTCTTTACAGACAGGGGTAAATGTTATTGGCTGAAGGTATATGACATCCCTGAAGGTTCAAGGTCATCGAGAGGGAAGTCAATATTGAATCTTATCGAGAAGGAAAAAGATGAGAATATTTCTGCATTCCTAATGGTAAAAGACTTTGCAGAAGATTTGTACGTAACGATGATAACTAAACTTGGAGTAATAAAGAAAACAAAACTGGATGCTTACTCAAATATTAGAAGAAACGGCATAAATGCCATAAATATAAATGAAAGAGATTCATTAGTTGAAGTTAAATTAACAAATGGCAGTCAGGAAATAGTTATAGGTACACATTTCGGACAGGCAATAAGATTTAACGAATCGTTAGTTAGGGATATGGGAAGGACTGCTACGGGTGTAAGAGCTATAAAGCTTGCGAAAGGCGATTATGTAGTAGGAATGATTGCAGTTGTCAGAGCAAGTGCAACAATATTAGTAGTAACAGAAAAAGGATTCGGTAAGAGAAGTGATTTAGCTGATTACAGGATAACGGCACGCGGCGGTAAGGGCGTAAAGACAGTTAAAACTTCGGATAAAGTCGGAAAGATGATTTCAATAAAGGAAGTAACGGATACAGATGATTTAATGATAATAACATCACGTGGTATTCTTATCAGACAGAAAATAAAAGATATTAGAGTTATGGGACGTGCTGCTTCAGGGGTTAGATTAATAAGAATTGGAGAAAATGATAAAATTTCTGCCGTTGCAAGGATTGTTGAAGAGGACAAGGAAAATGGTAATGGCGGAAATCAGGAAAAAATGTTTAGTCAATAATGAATAAGATAGATCTTAGAAGCGATACTGTTACTAAGCCTTCCAAAAAGATGCGGGAGGCAATATTTAATGCTGAGGTTGGTGATGATGTTTTCGGAGAAGATCCAACAGTCATAAAGCTACAGGAAAAATGTGCTGATATATCAGGAAAGGAAAGTGCTTTGTTTGTAACAACAGGCTGCCTTGGAAATCAACTTGCCATTAAAAGTCATACCAAACAGGGGGATGAAGTAATTTGTGAATCTGAGTCACATATATTTCATTACGAAACCTCTGCTCCATCAATTATTTCAAACGTACAACTACACATTGTCCCCGGTATTAATGGAGTAATGAATCCCGAGGATATTAGAATTGCAATAAGATCGAGTGAGTATTATTTTCCTA
The window above is part of the Ignavibacteria bacterium genome. Proteins encoded here:
- the gyrA gene encoding DNA gyrase subunit A, with the protein product MPNEKIIPVNIEDELKSSYIDYSMSVIVSRALPDVRDGLKPVHRRVLFGMSELGNYSNKPYKKSARIVGEVLGKFHPHGDKAIYDTMVRMVQDFSLRYTLVDGQGNFGSIDGDSAAAMRYTEARMSKIAETLLTDIDKNTVDFVPNFDETLKEPSVLPCNFPNLLVNGSNGIAVGMATNVAPHNLTEVCDGLIYLLKNPDATIKKLMKYITAPDFPTGGIIYGYQPVIDAYETGRGKVILQAKVSIEPDRNKQNIIVTELPYQVNKATLIENIAQLVRDKKIDDIASINDESDKDGMRIVIGLKRDANPNVIVNNLYKHTQMRLTFGIISLALVDGVPRVLNLKEMMEYFIKHRLDVIVRRSKFELNAAEKRAHILEGYIIALDNIDEVIKVIKKSKDTPTAKEALMKKFKLSEMQATAILEMRLQRLTGLERKKIEEEYKELLKTIERLKRILASEDLRREIIIGDLKELREKYGDERRTSIIYDVKKMSDDEMIKELVKEEDVVITISNKGFIKRIPVTSYKAQGRGGKGITAASTGSTDEDFIEHMFIGSTHQYIMFFTDRGKCYWLKVYDIPEGSRSSRGKSILNLIEKEKDENISAFLMVKDFAEDLYVTMITKLGVIKKTKLDAYSNIRRNGINAININERDSLVEVKLTNGSQEIVIGTHFGQAIRFNESLVRDMGRTATGVRAIKLAKGDYVVGMIAVVRASATILVVTEKGFGKRSDLADYRITARGGKGVKTVKTSDKVGKMISIKEVTDTDDLMIITSRGILIRQKIKDIRVMGRAASGVRLIRIGENDKISAVARIVEEDKENGNGGNQEKMFSQ